One part of the Methylobacterium mesophilicum SR1.6/6 genome encodes these proteins:
- a CDS encoding CheR family methyltransferase codes for MRRPIDDFFLSLAVDQQANAACVILSGTGADGTTGLRAVKEHGGVCVAQQPDTARYDGMPLSAVGTGLVDYVQPPGEIVDCLAAFFRRRGTDTGGGEESGPVADHLDDLCRVLRTAVGHDFAGYKRTTLVRRVERRMHVLGLESARAYLARVRADKAECEALFRDLLINVTRFFRDAELFEILRERAIEPLLRTRNPDEDVRVWIPGCSSGEEAYSIAMLFADAARRLDLPPAVQIFATDIDERMLQIAREANYPAAALADIPAHLRERYIVPHAERFTIAAEIRDLIRFSSHSLVKDPPFSRVDLLSCRNLLIYFDDRLQQSVVPLFHYAVRPGGYLFLGPSESVSRFEQLFPAIDQHARLFERPPGAPHYPIDLPGSARRSEPRQGGRGERRGEPSIADETVAVRRVVERYAPPSMVLNEDGGIIAAYGRLSRYFDFPVTRTGGTSAITLARPGLRDVIGPLLRQTRDTRKRVVVRDVEIRSDYGTQAIELVCDPLPDGAMLLILRETGTFQPSDDLDLMEMDAGGDHVEALEEELLRTRYKLRSAVEELETTNEELKSSNEEMMSMNEELQSTNEELSTVNDELKTKVEQLTVANADLRNFFESTDLAVIVLDRELRVRSYTAAALTIFPLQPGDRGRPLADVASRLAGQDYLHDAQEVCAGGSTIVRRITTRDGDRTLSLRVLPYRLQNGSVDGATLVLTDITEALSLERQLAAERERLELAVKAGGIGVWEYSPDAGTILVDSTAGAMFGLAPDTAHPTAALIACVTPEDRSGLEAALAEAAHGLDEFEARIRVRPAEHAPRHIRSYGRLTRSGDRKRIVGVCIDVSPEYALAETRDLMLREMNHRVKNLFAIIGGMISAGARTHREIGVFASDMRDRISALGRAHSLADPTDGQGMSDLAGLIGATLRPYRDHVPTVIEGPLVTINWRHVSSLAMILHEWATNSVKYGALGAEDGSLSVTWERTDGLVLAWRERMARVPEPRPGRGFGTMLVEMSLRQLEATVTRSHDAAEYRITLHLPEAALLRS; via the coding sequence TTGCGGCGGCCGATCGACGACTTCTTCCTGTCGCTCGCCGTCGACCAGCAGGCGAACGCCGCCTGCGTGATCCTGTCGGGCACGGGGGCGGACGGCACGACGGGCCTGCGCGCCGTGAAGGAGCACGGCGGTGTCTGCGTGGCGCAGCAGCCGGACACGGCGCGCTACGACGGCATGCCGCTCTCGGCCGTGGGGACGGGCCTCGTCGACTACGTGCAGCCGCCCGGCGAGATCGTGGACTGCCTCGCGGCCTTCTTCCGCCGCCGCGGCACCGATACCGGCGGCGGCGAGGAATCCGGTCCGGTCGCCGATCATCTGGACGACCTCTGCCGGGTGCTGCGCACGGCCGTCGGTCACGATTTCGCCGGCTACAAGCGGACCACGCTGGTGCGGCGGGTCGAGCGGCGCATGCACGTGCTGGGCCTCGAATCCGCCCGCGCCTATCTCGCCCGCGTCCGCGCCGACAAGGCCGAGTGCGAGGCGCTGTTCCGCGACCTGCTCATCAACGTCACCCGCTTCTTCCGCGACGCCGAGCTGTTCGAGATCCTCCGCGAGCGGGCGATCGAGCCCCTGCTGCGCACCCGCAACCCGGACGAGGACGTCCGGGTCTGGATCCCCGGCTGCTCCAGCGGCGAGGAGGCCTACAGCATCGCCATGCTGTTCGCCGACGCGGCCCGCCGCCTCGACCTGCCGCCGGCGGTCCAGATCTTCGCCACCGACATCGACGAGCGCATGCTCCAGATCGCCCGGGAGGCGAACTACCCGGCCGCGGCGCTCGCCGACATCCCGGCGCATCTGCGCGAGCGCTACATCGTGCCCCACGCCGAGCGCTTCACGATCGCGGCCGAGATCCGCGACCTGATCCGCTTCTCCAGCCACAGCCTGGTCAAGGACCCGCCCTTCTCCCGGGTGGACCTGCTCTCCTGCCGCAACCTGCTGATCTATTTCGACGATCGGCTCCAGCAATCGGTGGTGCCGCTGTTCCACTACGCGGTGCGGCCCGGCGGCTACCTGTTCCTCGGCCCCTCGGAGAGCGTCAGCCGCTTCGAGCAGCTCTTCCCCGCCATCGACCAGCACGCCCGCCTGTTCGAGCGGCCGCCGGGCGCGCCGCACTACCCGATCGACCTGCCCGGCAGCGCCCGGCGGAGCGAGCCGAGGCAGGGCGGCCGCGGGGAGCGCCGGGGCGAGCCGTCGATCGCCGACGAGACCGTGGCGGTGCGGCGCGTGGTCGAGCGCTACGCCCCGCCCAGCATGGTGCTGAACGAGGACGGCGGCATCATCGCTGCCTACGGGCGCCTGAGCCGCTACTTCGACTTCCCGGTCACGCGGACCGGCGGCACCAGCGCCATCACGCTGGCGCGGCCGGGCCTGCGCGACGTGATCGGCCCCCTGCTCCGCCAGACCCGGGACACGCGCAAGCGGGTCGTCGTCCGGGACGTGGAGATTCGCTCGGATTACGGCACCCAGGCGATCGAGCTGGTCTGCGATCCCCTGCCCGACGGGGCGATGCTGCTGATCCTGCGCGAGACCGGCACGTTCCAGCCGTCGGACGACCTCGACCTCATGGAGATGGACGCCGGCGGCGACCACGTAGAGGCCCTGGAGGAGGAGCTGCTGCGCACGCGCTACAAGCTGCGCTCGGCCGTGGAGGAACTGGAGACGACGAACGAGGAGCTGAAGAGCTCGAACGAAGAAATGATGTCGATGAACGAGGAGCTCCAGTCGACGAACGAGGAGCTCTCCACGGTCAACGACGAGCTGAAGACCAAGGTCGAGCAACTAACAGTTGCCAACGCCGACCTGCGCAACTTCTTCGAATCGACCGACCTCGCCGTCATCGTGCTGGACCGCGAGCTGCGGGTGCGCAGCTACACGGCGGCGGCCTTGACGATCTTCCCGCTTCAGCCGGGGGACCGCGGCCGGCCGCTGGCCGACGTGGCGAGCCGGCTCGCCGGCCAGGACTACCTGCACGACGCGCAGGAGGTCTGCGCCGGCGGCTCGACGATCGTCCGGCGCATCACCACCCGGGACGGTGACCGGACGCTGTCGTTGCGGGTCCTGCCCTATCGCCTGCAGAACGGCAGCGTGGACGGCGCCACCCTGGTGCTCACCGACATCACCGAGGCCCTGTCGCTCGAGCGTCAGCTCGCCGCTGAGCGGGAGCGCCTGGAACTGGCCGTCAAGGCCGGGGGGATCGGCGTCTGGGAGTACAGCCCCGACGCCGGGACCATCCTGGTCGACAGCACCGCCGGCGCGATGTTCGGCCTCGCGCCCGACACCGCCCATCCCACCGCGGCCCTGATCGCCTGCGTCACGCCCGAGGACCGCTCCGGCCTGGAGGCGGCCCTCGCCGAGGCCGCGCACGGGCTGGACGAGTTCGAGGCCCGCATCCGGGTCCGCCCGGCGGAGCACGCGCCCCGGCACATCCGCAGCTACGGGCGCCTGACCCGGAGCGGCGACCGCAAGCGGATCGTCGGCGTCTGCATCGACGTCTCGCCCGAATACGCGCTCGCCGAGACCCGCGACCTGATGCTGCGGGAGATGAACCACCGGGTGAAGAACCTGTTCGCGATCATCGGCGGCATGATCTCGGCGGGCGCCCGGACGCACCGGGAGATCGGGGTCTTCGCCTCCGACATGCGCGACCGCATCTCGGCGCTGGGGCGGGCGCATTCCCTGGCCGATCCCACCGACGGCCAGGGCATGAGCGACCTCGCGGGCCTGATCGGCGCGACGCTCCGGCCCTACCGTGACCACGTCCCGACGGTGATCGAGGGGCCGCTCGTCACCATCAACTGGCGGCACGTGTCGTCGCTGGCGATGATCCTGCACGAATGGGCGACGAACTCGGTGAAGTACGGGGCCCTCGGGGCGGAGGACGGATCGCTGTCGGTGACCTGGGAGCGGACGGACGGACTCGTCCTCGCATGGCGCGAGCGGATGGCCCGCGTCCCGGAGCCGAGGCCCGGACGGGGTTTCGGGACGATGCTGGTGGAGATGTCCCTGCGCCAGCTCGAAGCGACCGTGACGCGCAGCCACGACGCCGCCGAGTACCGGATCACGCTGCATCTGCCGGAGGCGGCACTCCTGCGGAGCTGA
- a CDS encoding PAS domain-containing protein, which translates to MDTHTIPTELKAYFETSHIALALASVGDDNPLLLVNAPFRTLTGYEDADVVGRNCRLLQRDAENREARAKIHAFLEGDRLASVRTPIVNFRKDGRPFVNLLYMSKLKTLSGEVRFLFASQFDVSRSQPELLSAYDTELSRTLSRLSPTLAESGMVIEGSLMTIANTVATVAQAKLTLADLDAPGFP; encoded by the coding sequence GTGGACACGCATACCATCCCGACCGAACTTAAGGCCTATTTCGAGACCTCCCACATCGCGCTGGCGCTGGCCTCCGTCGGCGACGACAACCCCCTGCTGCTGGTCAACGCGCCCTTTCGCACCCTGACCGGGTACGAGGACGCGGATGTCGTCGGCCGCAACTGCCGCCTCCTGCAGCGCGATGCCGAGAACCGCGAAGCGCGCGCCAAGATCCACGCCTTCCTCGAGGGCGACCGGCTGGCTTCGGTGCGCACGCCGATCGTGAATTTCCGCAAGGACGGGCGGCCGTTCGTCAATCTGCTGTACATGTCCAAGCTGAAGACGCTGTCGGGCGAGGTGCGCTTTCTTTTCGCATCCCAATTCGACGTCAGCCGCTCGCAACCCGAGTTGCTTTCCGCGTACGATACCGAACTCAGCCGGACCTTGTCCCGGCTGAGTCCGACGCTTGCTGAGAGTGGTATGGTCATCGAGGGGTCCCTGATGACCATCGCCAACACGGTCGCCACCGTCGCGCAGGCCAAGCTCACGCTCGCGGATCTCGATGCACCAGGATTTCCATAA
- a CDS encoding PAS domain S-box protein, which translates to MNGSPAPRDRFRRQPERDRPCLLPAHRPGRARGEGAGSGRPARGLTVNAAGTDDLLQRVRALEAEAAELRDRAQRQRAILDSTTQFAVIATDREGHVTDWNTGAERILGWSAGAMRGKSIARLFTAEDRAAGRPEAEMRAALDHGRAEDDGWHMRADGSRLWASGEMMPLRDGAGAHLGYVKVLRDRTDLHATGLALRAAEGGLVRAQEAGGIGLFSVAVDDGIVEPTPHFCRLFGLPERETYPAAALEALIVPEDRPRVATAGSFEDGAILRDVEYCIRRPDTGEIRWIARRGDLERDADGRPVRFSGVARDITEQRQAQEAVRAGEERYRTLFEAIDDGFCIIAFFDGPHGPLSDYVHVEANPGYERHTGIPDIVGRTLRDLVPAEDAEAWLTLYGGVLRTGTAIRFERYFALVDRTIEVSAARIEPAARRQVSVLFRDITARRKAEDALRASEAIARTNVERVQLALAAGAIIGTWLWDLPSDRFTVDEAFAKSFGLDPALGRDGLTLAQVVETVHPDDQAGLAAAMQAAIARGGTYAHQYRVRRADGHYYWLEANGRVDHGPDGTPLSFPGVLIDVEERRAVEAERDRVTAMLRALNETLEQRVAERTAELMRAEEALRQSQKMEAVGQLTGGLAHDFNNMLAGVVGSLELMQTRMLQGRVGDLDRYITAAQGAAKRAAALTHRLLAFSRRQTLDPKPTDANRLVEGMMELVRRTVGPAVAIETVGAGGLWPTLVDPSQLENALLNLCINARDAMPAGGRIVIETANRWLDHRAAQERDLEPGQYVSLCVSDNGTGMTPDVVAKAFDPFFTTKPIGEGTGLGLSMIYGFAKQSGGQVRIYSEYGHGTMVCLYLPRHLGEAEGEAALPDLAHAPRAEQGETVLVVDDEPTVRMLVTEVLEDLGYAAIEAADGASGLKVLQSDVRIDMLITDVGLPGGMNGRQMADAGRERRPDLKVLFITGYAENAALNHGHLGPGMQVMTKPFALEALATRIRGIIAGEG; encoded by the coding sequence GTGAACGGCAGTCCCGCCCCACGTGACCGTTTCCGCCGCCAGCCCGAACGAGACCGCCCGTGCCTCCTGCCCGCGCACCGGCCCGGTCGCGCGCGCGGCGAGGGTGCCGGATCCGGCCGCCCGGCGCGGGGTCTGACCGTGAACGCCGCCGGAACCGACGACCTCCTGCAGCGCGTCCGTGCGCTGGAAGCGGAGGCCGCCGAACTCCGCGACCGGGCTCAGCGGCAGCGGGCGATCCTCGACAGCACCACCCAGTTCGCCGTTATCGCGACGGACCGAGAGGGCCACGTCACCGACTGGAACACGGGCGCGGAGCGCATCCTCGGCTGGAGTGCAGGCGCGATGCGCGGCAAGTCCATCGCACGCCTGTTCACCGCCGAGGACCGGGCGGCGGGCCGCCCCGAAGCCGAGATGCGCGCGGCCCTGGACCACGGCCGGGCCGAGGATGACGGCTGGCACATGCGCGCCGATGGCAGCCGCCTCTGGGCGTCGGGCGAGATGATGCCGCTGCGCGACGGGGCTGGCGCCCATCTCGGCTACGTGAAGGTCCTGCGCGACCGCACGGACCTGCACGCCACCGGGTTGGCCCTGCGGGCGGCCGAGGGCGGCCTGGTCCGGGCACAGGAGGCCGGCGGGATCGGCCTGTTCTCCGTGGCAGTCGATGACGGAATCGTGGAGCCGACCCCCCATTTCTGCCGCCTCTTCGGCCTGCCGGAGCGCGAGACCTACCCGGCCGCGGCGCTCGAAGCGCTGATCGTCCCGGAGGACCGGCCCCGCGTCGCGACCGCTGGAAGTTTCGAGGACGGCGCGATCCTCCGGGATGTCGAGTACTGCATCCGGCGGCCGGATACCGGGGAGATCCGCTGGATCGCGCGTCGGGGCGACCTTGAGCGCGACGCCGACGGGCGACCCGTCCGGTTCTCCGGCGTGGCGCGCGACATCACCGAGCAGCGGCAGGCCCAAGAGGCCGTCCGGGCCGGCGAGGAGCGCTACCGGACTCTGTTCGAGGCCATCGACGACGGCTTCTGCATCATCGCGTTCTTCGACGGTCCGCACGGCCCGCTGAGCGACTACGTCCACGTCGAGGCCAACCCCGGCTACGAGCGCCACACCGGGATCCCCGACATCGTGGGGCGGACGCTGCGCGACCTCGTCCCGGCGGAGGATGCGGAAGCTTGGCTCACGCTCTACGGCGGCGTGCTCCGCACCGGCACCGCGATCCGGTTCGAGCGCTACTTCGCGCTGGTGGACCGCACCATCGAGGTCTCGGCGGCCCGGATCGAGCCGGCAGCCCGGCGCCAAGTCTCGGTGCTCTTCCGGGACATCACTGCCCGTCGGAAGGCCGAGGATGCGCTGCGCGCCAGTGAGGCCATCGCCCGGACCAACGTCGAACGCGTGCAGCTCGCCCTGGCGGCCGGAGCGATCATCGGCACGTGGCTCTGGGACCTGCCCAGCGACCGCTTCACCGTGGACGAGGCGTTCGCCAAGAGTTTCGGCCTCGACCCCGCCCTCGGGCGCGACGGCCTGACCCTGGCGCAGGTGGTGGAGACCGTCCACCCGGACGACCAGGCGGGGCTCGCCGCGGCGATGCAGGCGGCGATCGCGCGGGGCGGGACCTACGCGCACCAGTACCGGGTCCGCCGCGCCGACGGGCACTATTACTGGCTGGAGGCGAACGGCCGGGTCGACCACGGGCCGGACGGGACGCCCCTGAGCTTCCCCGGCGTCCTCATCGACGTGGAGGAGCGCCGCGCCGTCGAGGCCGAGCGGGACCGGGTCACCGCCATGCTGCGCGCGCTCAACGAGACCCTGGAGCAGCGCGTCGCGGAACGGACCGCCGAGTTGATGCGGGCCGAGGAGGCCCTGCGGCAATCGCAGAAGATGGAGGCGGTCGGCCAGCTCACCGGCGGTCTCGCCCACGACTTCAACAACATGCTGGCCGGGGTCGTCGGCTCGCTCGAGCTGATGCAGACCCGGATGCTGCAGGGCCGGGTCGGGGACCTCGACCGCTACATCACCGCGGCGCAGGGCGCGGCCAAGCGCGCCGCCGCCCTCACCCACCGCCTGCTCGCCTTCTCGCGCCGCCAGACCCTCGATCCGAAGCCGACCGACGCGAACCGTCTGGTCGAGGGCATGATGGAACTCGTGCGCCGCACGGTCGGCCCCGCGGTGGCGATCGAGACGGTGGGGGCCGGCGGCCTGTGGCCCACCTTGGTCGACCCGAGCCAGCTGGAGAACGCGCTGCTCAACCTGTGCATCAACGCCCGGGACGCCATGCCGGCGGGCGGGCGCATCGTCATCGAGACGGCCAACCGCTGGCTCGATCACCGTGCCGCGCAGGAGCGCGACCTGGAGCCGGGCCAGTACGTGTCGCTCTGCGTCTCGGACAACGGTACCGGCATGACCCCCGACGTGGTCGCGAAGGCCTTCGACCCTTTCTTCACCACCAAGCCCATCGGCGAGGGCACGGGGCTCGGCCTGTCGATGATCTACGGCTTCGCCAAGCAGTCGGGCGGGCAGGTCCGGATCTACTCGGAATACGGCCACGGCACGATGGTCTGCCTGTACCTGCCGCGTCACCTCGGCGAGGCGGAGGGCGAGGCGGCTCTGCCGGACCTCGCCCACGCGCCGCGGGCCGAGCAGGGCGAGACGGTCCTGGTGGTGGACGACGAGCCGACCGTGCGGATGCTGGTGACCGAGGTTCTGGAAGACCTCGGCTACGCGGCGATCGAGGCGGCGGACGGCGCCTCGGGCCTCAAGGTGCTGCAGTCGGACGTGCGCATCGACATGCTGATCACCGATGTCGGCCTGCCCGGCGGCATGAACGGCCGCCAGATGGCCGATGCCGGGCGCGAACGGCGCCCGGACCTCAAGGTCCTGTTCATCACTGGATACGCCGAGAATGCCGCGCTCAACCACGGCCACCTCGGCCCCGGCATGCAGGTGATGACGAAGCCCTTCGCCCTGGAGGCGCTTGCGACCCGCATTCGGGGCATCATCGCGGGCGAGGGGTGA
- a CDS encoding DUF6894 family protein, which translates to MARYRFHCTNGLECVFDARGREVRASSRLVERARQVAADVRQSLASRSDWAEWRVSVHDLTGRRVLVQPFEPSLDRVKVAA; encoded by the coding sequence ATGGCACGCTACCGGTTTCACTGTACCAACGGTCTCGAATGCGTGTTTGATGCGCGGGGTCGCGAGGTTCGCGCATCATCGCGCTTGGTCGAGCGGGCACGGCAGGTTGCGGCCGATGTGCGGCAGTCTCTGGCGAGCCGGAGCGACTGGGCCGAGTGGCGCGTCAGCGTGCACGACCTGACCGGGCGCCGCGTGCTGGTCCAACCCTTCGAGCCGTCGCTCGACCGGGTGAAGGTGGCGGCCTGA
- the ruvB gene encoding Holliday junction branch migration DNA helicase RuvB has product MTTPTKTVRQPQTAPLRTGAGRDDVDQTVRPLSLSEFIGQRAARANMQIFIEAARKTGQALDHVLFVGPPGLGKTTLAQIVARELGVNFRSTSGPVIAKAGDLAAQLTNLEERDVLFIDEIHRLNPAVEEILYPAMEDYQLDLIIGEGPAARSVKIELPKFTLVGATTRAGLLTTPLRDRFGIPIRLEFYEIDELEQIVARGARVLGLGMSAEGANEIARRARGTPRIAGRLLRRVRDFAVVAEAETVTRAIADRALQLLDVDGAGLDVMDRKYLGLIARSFGGGPVGIETIGAALSEPRDAIEDIIEPYLIQRGFVQRTPRGRVLTRHAYRHLGIAQPKRERDPVAA; this is encoded by the coding sequence ATGACGACGCCGACGAAGACGGTCCGGCAGCCGCAGACGGCCCCGCTGAGGACGGGCGCGGGCCGGGATGACGTTGATCAGACGGTCCGTCCGCTGAGCCTGTCCGAGTTCATCGGTCAGCGGGCGGCGCGGGCGAACATGCAGATCTTCATCGAGGCGGCGCGCAAGACCGGGCAGGCGCTCGACCACGTGCTGTTTGTCGGCCCGCCAGGCCTGGGCAAGACCACGCTGGCCCAGATCGTGGCGCGCGAACTGGGCGTGAACTTCCGCTCCACCTCCGGTCCGGTGATCGCCAAGGCCGGGGACCTGGCCGCGCAGCTGACCAACCTGGAGGAGCGCGACGTCCTGTTCATCGACGAGATCCACCGGCTCAACCCGGCGGTGGAGGAGATCCTCTATCCGGCCATGGAGGACTACCAGCTCGACCTGATCATCGGCGAGGGCCCGGCGGCGCGCTCGGTCAAGATCGAGCTGCCCAAGTTCACGCTGGTGGGCGCCACGACGCGGGCGGGTCTCTTGACCACGCCGCTGCGCGACCGGTTCGGCATCCCGATCCGGCTGGAGTTCTACGAGATCGACGAGCTGGAGCAGATCGTGGCCCGCGGCGCGCGGGTTCTGGGCTTGGGGATGTCGGCGGAGGGGGCCAACGAGATCGCGCGGCGGGCGCGGGGCACGCCGCGGATCGCGGGGCGTCTGCTGCGGCGGGTGCGGGACTTCGCGGTCGTGGCGGAGGCCGAGACGGTGACGCGGGCGATCGCCGACCGGGCGCTGCAGCTGCTCGACGTGGACGGGGCGGGGCTCGACGTGATGGACCGCAAGTACCTGGGTCTGATCGCGCGCTCGTTCGGGGGCGGGCCTGTGGGGATCGAGACGATCGGGGCGGCGCTGTCGGAGCCTCGGGACGCGATCGAGGACATCATCGAGCCCTACCTGATCCAGCGCGGCTTCGTGCAGCGCACGCCCCGCGGCCGCGTGCTCACCCGCCACGCCTACCGCCATCTCGGCATCGCCCAACCGAAGCGGGAGCGGGATCCGGTCGCCGCCTGA
- a CDS encoding flagellin, with protein sequence MSSITLSAATRQNLLSLQDTAQLMATTQNRLATGKTVNSALDNPTNFFTSQALDSRSNALNTLLDGVSNGIQSIQAANQGITSIQKLVDQAKSIANQALSTQLSTTGTAANAYSASASSASVLLTINGTSVSANITASSSISATVAALNAAVSSASTSSNGSFGAGAIFSTDSTGTKIVLNAQADVEFQNSTSQAALGFTSSSTTASTYGTAASTVVSSDLAVSGVTQRASLAQQYNNLLNQITQLAGDASYNGVNLIAGKGNDLNIKFNDTGSSNLNVASVDATSTGLGLSAITNSNSSTSSNGLGNFLLNADVNSTLATLTKAGSALNSAASTLGSNLSVVQNRQDFSKQLINVLQTGSANLTNADLNQEAANSQALSTRQSMGISALSLANSAQQGVLQLLR encoded by the coding sequence ATGTCCTCGATTACTCTATCCGCTGCCACGCGTCAGAACCTGCTCTCGCTGCAGGACACGGCGCAGCTGATGGCGACCACCCAGAACCGCCTCGCCACCGGCAAGACGGTCAACTCCGCCCTCGACAACCCGACCAACTTCTTCACCTCCCAGGCCCTCGACAGCCGCTCCAACGCCCTCAACACCCTGCTCGACGGCGTCTCCAACGGCATCCAGTCGATCCAGGCGGCCAACCAGGGCATCACCTCGATCCAGAAGCTCGTCGATCAGGCCAAGTCGATCGCCAACCAGGCGCTCTCGACCCAGCTCTCCACCACCGGCACCGCCGCCAACGCCTACAGCGCCAGCGCCTCCAGCGCCTCCGTGCTGCTGACCATCAACGGCACCTCGGTGTCGGCCAACATCACCGCCTCGTCGAGCATCTCGGCCACCGTCGCGGCCCTGAACGCCGCGGTCAGCTCCGCCAGCACCTCCTCCAACGGCTCGTTCGGCGCCGGCGCGATCTTCTCCACCGACAGCACCGGCACCAAGATCGTGCTGAATGCCCAGGCCGACGTCGAGTTCCAGAACTCCACCAGCCAGGCGGCCCTGGGCTTCACCTCGTCCTCCACCACCGCCTCGACCTACGGCACCGCCGCCTCCACGGTGGTCAGCAGCGACCTGGCGGTCTCCGGCGTGACCCAGCGCGCCTCCCTGGCCCAGCAGTACAACAACCTGCTCAACCAGATCACGCAGCTCGCCGGCGACGCCAGCTACAACGGCGTCAACCTCATCGCCGGCAAGGGCAACGACCTGAACATCAAGTTCAACGACACCGGCAGCTCGAACCTGAACGTCGCCTCGGTCGATGCCACGTCCACCGGTCTGGGCCTGTCGGCGATCACCAACTCGAACAGCTCGACGAGCTCGAACGGTCTGGGCAACTTCCTGCTGAACGCGGACGTGAACAGCACCCTGGCGACACTGACCAAGGCGGGCAGCGCGCTCAACTCGGCGGCGAGCACGCTGGGCTCGAACCTGTCGGTGGTGCAGAACCGTCAGGACTTCTCCAAGCAGCTGATCAACGTGCTGCAGACCGGCTCGGCCAACCTGACGAACGCGGACCTGAACCAGGAGGCGGCGAACTCGCAGGCGCTGTCGACGCGCCAGTCGATGGGCATCTCGGCGCTGTCGCTGGCCAACTCGGCCCAGCAGGGCGTGCTCCAGCTCCTGCGCTGA
- a CDS encoding alpha-hydroxy acid oxidase, giving the protein MTIVTTIEDLRRVAKARVPRMFYDYCDSGSWTESTYRANEDDFAAIKLRQRVAVDMTDRSLATTMAGQAVTMPVALAPTGLTGMQRADGEILAARAAEAAGVPFTLSTMSICSIEDVAEHVTKPFWFQLYFMRDRAFNDRLIDRAKAAGCSALVLTLDLQILGQRHKDIRNGLSAPPRFTPATLIDLMTKPRWCWHMLRTQRRTFRNIVGHVEGVADTRSISSWTAQQFDPRLDWDDVRRIRDRWKGPLILKGVLDVEDAARAVETGADSLVVSNHGGRQLDGAPSSIAVLPEIAEAVGHRIEVLMDGGIRSGQDVLKAVALGAKGVFVGRAFLYGLGAYGEAGVTQCLDIIRRELDMTMALCGHRDILNVDRSILRAPPLSNHPAW; this is encoded by the coding sequence ATGACCATCGTCACCACGATCGAGGATCTGCGTCGCGTCGCCAAAGCCCGCGTGCCGCGGATGTTCTACGATTACTGCGATTCCGGTTCCTGGACGGAATCGACCTATCGGGCGAACGAGGATGATTTCGCCGCCATCAAGCTGCGCCAGCGCGTGGCCGTGGACATGACCGACCGGTCGCTCGCCACCACGATGGCTGGTCAGGCCGTGACGATGCCGGTGGCCCTCGCGCCGACGGGCCTCACCGGCATGCAGCGCGCCGACGGCGAGATCCTGGCCGCGCGGGCCGCGGAGGCCGCCGGGGTGCCGTTCACCCTCTCGACGATGAGCATCTGCAGCATCGAGGACGTGGCCGAGCACGTCACCAAGCCGTTCTGGTTCCAGCTCTATTTCATGCGCGACCGCGCCTTCAACGACCGCCTGATCGACCGCGCCAAGGCCGCCGGCTGCTCGGCGCTGGTCCTGACCCTCGACCTCCAGATCCTCGGCCAGCGCCACAAGGACATCCGCAACGGCCTCTCGGCGCCGCCACGCTTCACCCCCGCGACGCTCATCGACCTGATGACCAAGCCGCGCTGGTGCTGGCACATGCTCCGGACCCAGCGGCGTACGTTCCGCAACATCGTCGGCCATGTCGAGGGCGTGGCCGACACCCGCTCGATCTCGTCCTGGACGGCGCAGCAATTCGATCCACGCCTCGACTGGGACGACGTCCGCCGCATCCGCGACCGCTGGAAGGGGCCGCTGATCCTCAAGGGCGTGCTCGACGTCGAGGACGCGGCGCGGGCGGTCGAGACGGGCGCGGACTCGCTCGTGGTCTCGAACCACGGCGGCCGGCAGCTCGACGGCGCACCTTCCTCGATCGCGGTCCTGCCAGAGATCGCCGAGGCGGTGGGCCACCGGATCGAGGTGCTGATGGACGGCGGCATCCGCTCGGGCCAGGACGTGCTGAAGGCGGTGGCCCTCGGCGCCAAGGGCGTCTTCGTCGGCCGCGCGTTCCTCTACGGGCTCGGTGCCTACGGCGAGGCCGGCGTCACCCAGTGCCTCGACATCATCCGTCGGGAACTCGACATGACGATGGCCCTGTGCGGCCACCGCGACATCCTGAACGTCGACCGGTCGATCCTCCGGGCGCCGCCCTTGAGCAACCATCCCGCTTGGTGA